The Hevea brasiliensis isolate MT/VB/25A 57/8 chromosome 9, ASM3005281v1, whole genome shotgun sequence nucleotide sequence TAGGATGCCTTCCAACGACTGTTTCATGTGTTCCGATAAGGAGTCCTTGGCTGTGGGTACTGAGCTTCTTGTATTTGGTAAGGAGGTGATGTCCCATGTTATTTATAGGTATAGTATTTTGACTAATTCCTGGTCTTCTGGGATGACAATGAATGCTCCCAGATGCTTATTTGGGTCTGCCAGTCGTGGCGAGATTGCAATTTTAGCAGGTGGTTGCGATTCTCAGGGAAACATCCTGAGCTCGGCGGAGATGTATAATTCTGAGAATCAACAATGGGAGACACTGCCTAGCATGAATAAACCAAGGAAGATGTGTTCAGCAGTGTTTATGGATGGAAAGTTCTATGTTATTGGGGGAATTGGGGGAAGTGAAATGAGGCTTCTTGCATGTGGAGAGGAGTATGATCTGGAAACAAAGAAGTGGACTGAAATTCCTAATATGTCTCCTGGACGGAGTGGTGCTGCCATTGAGAATGAGATGCCTGCAGCTGCTGAGGCTCCACCTTTAGTGGCTGTGGTAAATAATGAATTATATGCTGCTGTTGACATGGACGTCAAGAAATATGACAAGGAGAGAAAATCATGGTTCACCGTGGGTGCGTTGCCTGAGCGTGCAGTCTCAATGAATGGTTGGGGCCTTGCATTTAGGGCATGTGGAGATCGGCTTATCGTTATTGGTGGACCTAGGACTCATGGTGAAGGTTTTATAGAGCTCAATTCGTGGGTTCCAAGAGAAGGTTTTCCACAATGGAACGTGCTTGCCCAAAAGCATTCGGTTAACTTTGTGTATAATTGTGCTGTGATGGGATGCTGAAGAGTTGGATTATGGGTGCACCATGTGAGCTATGATGGTGCATCATGCTAGGGGGATGTACAAGATTTGTTTATCTCCAACACAGGTGTCTTTCTAATGGTAATTCCCCcttatttctttttttcatatCTTTTCCCTTTTGGCGGGGAGATGGGGAAGGGGAAGTTCAGGTTTTACTCAAGATTCAATAGAATGTTTTCATGGAAGGAGGCCttgagtttttttattttttatttttaacttcaTTTACATTTTCTTTCATTGGATTTGTGCCTTCCCCATTTTTAGTTACATGAGAAAATTCAAAGGTTGATGTAATGTAGCAGAGAAATAGGTTTAATAATGTGAAGTACCAACACATTTGTTAGGTTGTCATTAGTGTTTGCTGAGGCAATTTCTTTTTCCCTTTTCTAGGAACACAGAACTAGTTATATGGGTTTAATGATCcttaattttcttggcattacCTTCAAGGGAGGAAATAAATTCTGAGAGGTTATCTGGGATGATGGCTTATGTACTGATTACATTTATCATTGCAAATGATAAGGCTATATATTATGAGATTCACTTTTGTAATTTATTGTGTATTCTTATGTTGCCTGCTTATGAATTCTGCTATCGTGTGCTATCTATATATACTGATTTTTCTATATGTGGGCTTTCTCAATTTGGCTGAATAAGTTGCCAATATGTAAATTGATTTATTTATCATGATAAGTGCGGAAAATTTTCCATTTTGatactattaaaaataatatggTTTCAACATTAGGATTTATCTCTGGTTTCAGTGGAAATTGACCTTTGCTCTTTTTTAGTTAGTAACATAATGTATTATAATGATAAGTTCATCATGTGAATATAGTTTCAATTTTGATAGTCTTCCAAGTGAATTTGTTCATTAGTTTTGTTCATTGAGCGTAGAAAGAGTTTGTACTGGTAAAGTAGTTCCTTTAGTCGAGTTCATTGAGTGTAGAAAGAGTTTGTTCTGTTAAAGTAGTTCCTAGGAAACGATATCAGTGCAATCAATTGTCACTTACGCACACATACACAATACATATCTGTATTTATCTGAATTCGCTGAGATGCATGGTGAGGCTAATGCATTTACTAATCACAGCAGGAAAAAAAAATGTTCACTTCAATATTTTTAGGAATAAAGAATCTCTCAGGAAAGAGGAATGGGAGATTGCAATGCAACTGACCAACTAGAGTTGGCACAATTGATATGTAGGTAATTGCAGGTGGTGATATGGGTTTGGCTGCTATACCAAGCCTTCCTGgtatcaagaaaagaaaagaaaacacacttttttttttttttttttttgctttttggaTATATAGTAATCCATTTGTGTGCATTTGAAATGATTGCATGCAGCTCCATTTCTTTTCCTCCTTCATGAAGTCAGTATTCATGGAATACAGTATTCGTTTCCTTATTCATGATCTAAGTTAGCTTGCATTACAGCTCCAATGCATGATTCGTTAGTTTCTCTATGGATTTGTTTCTGGTTCTCAATAGTTTTTACGATTTGTTTTTCTTTCCGGAATAGTCTTAACTTTGAAGGAAACCATTTTTGTGGTTCTTTTATTGCTTGATAGCATTTTTGCTAGCCTGCTCATTTATCTGCTCATTGGCAGTATTCTCATGTTATTTTATTGTATTTGCCATTTGAATGTATTGCCTTTTTTAAGGATTGGTAATGCATAACTTGCAAAGCAACTTTGAACTTTAGCATTAGGCTAAACAAGAAAGCCTTGAGAGGTACAATTTTTTCTATATTCATCCGTTCTTGTGATCCAGTCCATTTATAAAGTTTAATTTCTTTCACATATAATATCTAGCCCATTTTACTGACTAGACATACttaacaaaaggaaaagaaaaatcagGTTTAAATATGCCTCGAGAATCATCTGATAGATAATGAGAATCGAGGAGGTGTATGGTCTTGGTTTATGTTTACGTACAGTCATCCAATTTCTAAGAGAATTCTCGTTTTCTTAGTGCCATACTGCATATATTTGTTCTTATTTCTGATTGTGTTCTGCTTTACTATATGATGTTGAAAACATATATATTCCGTGAAAAGGAAAGAAatgtataaaaaatttttaaaaaaatgatattctGCATTTTGGGATTTCTTTAATAAACAGTTCCAGATTATGCATCATAGACGAAACAGAATTTGTAGTGTTATTGTTTAGCTCTTTGTGAAACTATCTTTCTTTGTTTCCGGGTTGTTCAGAAGCGATCAGATCAAACTCGGTCTACAAAATTGTTAAAACTAGCAGTTCActtttttttgcattttcttgtATGGTAAATGTGATTAGGTgatactaaattatttttaagatgaTAAAGATTTGAGTTCAAATTTCAGTATCCTATTCTGATAAAAATTCGGACAATGTTGAAGTCTATTTATTTAATTCAGAAGCAAAAGCTGTGTGAATAATAGAAATGTGTAAGTGTAAAGCGCAGGTACAGCCATATAGAAGTTGATTGCTACTGAAACATTTAGTTAGCAGATCACATTATAGAAAAAATTGCCAGCAATTTAATGGTTGTCTGTATGGAATGGAGGGAACAGTGGAACGGATATGCATGCGAAGTGTTGAATATGCTGTGGTCCTCCTCTCTTCTTTCTTGCAAAATGGATGTTGTTGCTCAGCATCTTgtccacaatttttttttttttattcttttctgGAAAAGGAGGAGGGGAAGAATAATGGCAAAATCTTGGGACAGTTCACAGTTGTTTTCAGGCATCGTCTCTAGTCTTTCTTGCATTTCTTTCCAGTTTCAATTTTATGTATAAATAAATGAGTATAATCGAATTGtatcaaatcaataaaaaaaaaaaaattcaatttcacttgATTAAAATATTGAAGACTTAAAATTTAAATCAAGGTTTAATTAGTAAACACCACATTAGAAGTCATATAGATCCCATGTTTAGGAATTCTATCTTGAAGCAGTTGGGTCCATACATTTTGCAGGTATAGCAAAGCTTTATCTCAAGCTCGTCTTCTCCAATAAATGGGCGACGACTACGAGTATGTGCCCAAAATCTAGCCCAGATCCTTTGAAAGGTAATTTAGACTTGTCGAGTTCCATGTCCCTTTCTCATTATCCACTTCTCTAAATAATTTAAACCAATTCTCACTTATAAGGAGGGATTCAACGTTGATCTAATTTATTATTAATCAATTGTAAAACCAATTAACAAAAACTCAATTACTGTATTCAACTGCATTAGCATAACCCTAGACCAATTCCTGAGCTTGGgatccagaaaaaaaaaaaaaaaaagaaaagagaaaaagtaTCCTCTCTTAATATTTGACCTGGCTCAATCTGCTTCAAAGATGAGCTGGGCCTAGGATTTAAGTTTATAAGACCCatttaattgatatatatatatatatatatatatatatatatatatatatatatatatatatatatatatattgtttttttttaattataacacCCACTTGATCACCATTGTTTTACTCTTTCAgttgtttttatattttttttttaaatttatcaagtatTCTCCTAAGACTATTTTATAAtacacaaaaaaattaattttttaaggtTTGTAATGATTTTTCttgataatatattttttaaagaatttaatttgaGTTATCTTTTTAAAAGTACAATAAGCCTTATCACTGTATTAAACATctattaattatttcaattattttagtAATAAacgtaattaatatattatatggaAATGGAAACAAGCAAGTTAGATCATGAGATGACTGGCATGGGATGGTTGCGTGGCCTCCACTACGTATATATACTGTATTAAAAACACATGATATGTGAAACCTTTATATTTTATAGTGAGGAATTATATTTGACAATTATGATATCTTGTAAGAATCTCTGCAGCTACGCAATTGTTGTCAAGTCTTTTTGCCTCTTTTGGGTTCTTGTTATCAATGCAATTATCATGTctgaaatgaccttaagctaaaGATATACATTGTTTTAAAATAGCAATATAACTGTTTAATTAGTGCACATAAAAAGCAGGTGACCCATCATTATAACTCAACAGGAAAGTGCATTGCCAGCTAAAAAAACCTTTTGAGT carries:
- the LOC110635190 gene encoding F-box/kelch-repeat protein SKIP11; translation: MFEGRSCLVTRLFGSSCQPESQWPFMSLRPGKHPIDGSEDDYRPIKYPRVSDCRETRDKQSDDDRAGQSSDSDPLIDAIGRDISINCLIRCSRSDYGSIASLNRSFRSLVRSGEIYKLRRQRGVIEHWVYFSCHLLEWEAFDPICRRWMHLPRMPSNDCFMCSDKESLAVGTELLVFGKEVMSHVIYRYSILTNSWSSGMTMNAPRCLFGSASRGEIAILAGGCDSQGNILSSAEMYNSENQQWETLPSMNKPRKMCSAVFMDGKFYVIGGIGGSEMRLLACGEEYDLETKKWTEIPNMSPGRSGAAIENEMPAAAEAPPLVAVVNNELYAAVDMDVKKYDKERKSWFTVGALPERAVSMNGWGLAFRACGDRLIVIGGPRTHGEGFIELNSWVPREGFPQWNVLAQKHSVNFVYNCAVMGC